The proteins below are encoded in one region of Salmo salar chromosome ssa02, Ssal_v3.1, whole genome shotgun sequence:
- the LOC106576069 gene encoding peroxisomal carnitine O-octanoyltransferase isoform X1 has protein sequence MTNQVSEFPTERTFQYQHSLPPLPVPSLEASLAKYLDAVRPFATEEEYQVTAAVVKRFGEGIGKDLHQKLLQRARTRRNWLEEWWLNAAYLELRYPSQLNVNFGGPAPYLEHCWPPTEGVQLQRNSISMWHTLQYWDLLRTERLDPHKAGNVVLDMDQFRMLFCTCKVPGVTKDTIINYFKTESEGPCPSHVVVMCKGRFFSFDAVCDGHILTPPELLRQLTHVKQCCEGEPAGDGVAALTSEERTRWAKAREYLIGIDPANKTILETIQSSLFVVSLDDAKPYATAENYTPVTREALTGDPTIRWGDKSYNSISFADGTFGSNCDHAPYDAMVLVTQGYYVDQQLKATDGKWKGSETVRPMPLPEELVFTVDDRVRSDVAHAKQQYFETTQDLQVVCYAFTSFGKAAIKQRKLHPDTFIQLALQLAYYRQHGRLGSCYETAMTRRFYHGRTETMRPCTLEAQNWCHTMLLPAASAEAKRKALLLAFNKHNKLMAEAQNGKGFDRHLLGLYLIAKEEGLPMPDLFTDPLYSKSGGGGNFTLSTSLVGYTTVLGAVAPMVHHGYGFFYRIGDDRIVASCTAWKSSPETDAETLFQNLVTSLHEMLHLATTAQL, from the exons ATGACCAACCAGGTGTCAGAGTTCCCCACTGAGCGGACGTTCCAGTACCAGCATAGCCTGCCTCCTCTCCCTGTACCGTCTCTAGAGGCGAGCCTTGCCAAGTACCTGGATGCAG TGCGGCCGTTTGCTACGGAGGAGGAGTACCAGGTGACTGCGGCCGTAGTGAAGAGGTTTGGAGAGGGCATCGGCAAAGACCTGCACCAAAAACTACTGCAGAGAGCCAGGACACGCAGGAACTGG TTGGAGGAGTGGTGGTTGAATGCAGCCTATCTGGAATTGCGTTACCCCTCCCAGTTGAATGTGAACTTCGGAGGTCCTGCACCCTACCTAGAGCACTGCTGGCCCCCTACAGAGGGAGTACAGCTACAGAGGAATAGCATAAGCATGTGGCACACTCTACAGTACTGGGACCTGCTTCGCAC GGAGAGGCTGGACCCTCATAAAGCTGGTAATGTGGTGTTGGATATGGACCAGTTCAGAATGCTGTTCTGTACATGTAAAGTTCCTGGAGTCACCAAGGATACCATCATCAACTACTTTAAGACAG agagcgAGGGTCCATGCCCCTCCCATGTGGTGGTGATGTGTAAGGGACGTTTCTTCTCGTTTGATGCAGTGTGTGATGGACACATTCTTACCCCTCCAGAGCTGCTCAG gcagctGACCCATGTGAAGCAGTGTTGTGAGGGGGAGCCAGCGGGAGATGGTGTTGCTGCTCTCACCTCAGAGGAGAGGACACGCTGGGCTAAG gCCAGGGAGTATCTGATAGGTATAGATCCAGCCAATAAGACCATCTTAGAGACCATCCAGAGCAGTCTGTTTGTGGTCTCACTGGACGATGCTAAACCCTACGCTACTGCAGAGAACTACACACCG GTGACCCGGGAAGCGCTGACAGGAGACCCCACCATCCGCTGGGGAGACAAGTCCTACAACTCCATCTCCTTCGCTGACGGAACCTTCGGATCCAATTGTGAC CATGCCCCATACGATGCCATGGTGCTGGTAACTCAGGGTTACTATGTGGATCAGCAGCTCAAAGCTACAGACGGCAAGTGGAAG ggCTCTGAGACAGTGCGGCCTATGCCTCTTCCTGAAGAGTTGGTCTTCACTGTGGATGACAGAGTCAGGAGTGACGTTGCACATGCCAAGCAACAGTACTTCGAGact ACTCAGGACTTGCAGGTGGTGTGTTATGCGTTCACCTCGTTTGGGAAAGCAGCCATCAAACAGAGGAAGCTCCACCCAGACACCTTCATACAACTGGCCCTTCAACTGGCTTATTACAGACAGCATGGGAG GTTAGGTAGTTGCTATGAGACAGCGATGACCAGAAGGTTCTACCACGGCAGGACTGAGACCATGAGGCCCTGTACCCTGGAGGCACAGAACTGGTGCCATACCATGCTCCTCCCTGCAGCTAGC GCTGAGGCTAAGAGGAAAGCCCTGCTGCTGGCCTTCAACAAGCACAACAAACTGATGGCTGAGGCACAGAACGGAAAAGGTTTTGACAGACATCTCCTGGGCCTGTACCTGATCGCCAAGGAGGAGGGACTTCCTATGCCAGACCTTTTCACTGATCCACTGTATTCCAAGAG tGGCGGGGGCGGTAACTTTACCCTGTCCACCAGTCTGGTTGGCTACACCACAGTCCTGGGAGCGGTTGCTCCCATGGTGCACCATGGCTACGGGTTCTTCTACCGCATCGGAGACGACAG
- the LOC106576069 gene encoding peroxisomal carnitine O-octanoyltransferase isoform X2, protein MWHTLQYWDLLRTERLDPHKAGNVVLDMDQFRMLFCTCKVPGVTKDTIINYFKTESEGPCPSHVVVMCKGRFFSFDAVCDGHILTPPELLRQLTHVKQCCEGEPAGDGVAALTSEERTRWAKAREYLIGIDPANKTILETIQSSLFVVSLDDAKPYATAENYTPVTREALTGDPTIRWGDKSYNSISFADGTFGSNCDHAPYDAMVLVTQGYYVDQQLKATDGKWKGSETVRPMPLPEELVFTVDDRVRSDVAHAKQQYFETTQDLQVVCYAFTSFGKAAIKQRKLHPDTFIQLALQLAYYRQHGRLGSCYETAMTRRFYHGRTETMRPCTLEAQNWCHTMLLPAASAEAKRKALLLAFNKHNKLMAEAQNGKGFDRHLLGLYLIAKEEGLPMPDLFTDPLYSKSGGGGNFTLSTSLVGYTTVLGAVAPMVHHGYGFFYRIGDDRIVASCTAWKSSPETDAETLFQNLVTSLHEMLHLATTAQL, encoded by the exons ATGTGGCACACTCTACAGTACTGGGACCTGCTTCGCAC GGAGAGGCTGGACCCTCATAAAGCTGGTAATGTGGTGTTGGATATGGACCAGTTCAGAATGCTGTTCTGTACATGTAAAGTTCCTGGAGTCACCAAGGATACCATCATCAACTACTTTAAGACAG agagcgAGGGTCCATGCCCCTCCCATGTGGTGGTGATGTGTAAGGGACGTTTCTTCTCGTTTGATGCAGTGTGTGATGGACACATTCTTACCCCTCCAGAGCTGCTCAG gcagctGACCCATGTGAAGCAGTGTTGTGAGGGGGAGCCAGCGGGAGATGGTGTTGCTGCTCTCACCTCAGAGGAGAGGACACGCTGGGCTAAG gCCAGGGAGTATCTGATAGGTATAGATCCAGCCAATAAGACCATCTTAGAGACCATCCAGAGCAGTCTGTTTGTGGTCTCACTGGACGATGCTAAACCCTACGCTACTGCAGAGAACTACACACCG GTGACCCGGGAAGCGCTGACAGGAGACCCCACCATCCGCTGGGGAGACAAGTCCTACAACTCCATCTCCTTCGCTGACGGAACCTTCGGATCCAATTGTGAC CATGCCCCATACGATGCCATGGTGCTGGTAACTCAGGGTTACTATGTGGATCAGCAGCTCAAAGCTACAGACGGCAAGTGGAAG ggCTCTGAGACAGTGCGGCCTATGCCTCTTCCTGAAGAGTTGGTCTTCACTGTGGATGACAGAGTCAGGAGTGACGTTGCACATGCCAAGCAACAGTACTTCGAGact ACTCAGGACTTGCAGGTGGTGTGTTATGCGTTCACCTCGTTTGGGAAAGCAGCCATCAAACAGAGGAAGCTCCACCCAGACACCTTCATACAACTGGCCCTTCAACTGGCTTATTACAGACAGCATGGGAG GTTAGGTAGTTGCTATGAGACAGCGATGACCAGAAGGTTCTACCACGGCAGGACTGAGACCATGAGGCCCTGTACCCTGGAGGCACAGAACTGGTGCCATACCATGCTCCTCCCTGCAGCTAGC GCTGAGGCTAAGAGGAAAGCCCTGCTGCTGGCCTTCAACAAGCACAACAAACTGATGGCTGAGGCACAGAACGGAAAAGGTTTTGACAGACATCTCCTGGGCCTGTACCTGATCGCCAAGGAGGAGGGACTTCCTATGCCAGACCTTTTCACTGATCCACTGTATTCCAAGAG tGGCGGGGGCGGTAACTTTACCCTGTCCACCAGTCTGGTTGGCTACACCACAGTCCTGGGAGCGGTTGCTCCCATGGTGCACCATGGCTACGGGTTCTTCTACCGCATCGGAGACGACAG